A section of the Harmonia axyridis chromosome 2, icHarAxyr1.1, whole genome shotgun sequence genome encodes:
- the LOC123672469 gene encoding damage-control phosphatase ARMT1-like isoform X3 → MSICPCNCKYHRSIDIRTPRMVPLSAFYKRSFAFYSVRERLPVVIKKIMEDLMKRRDEFAKQYGEPVREELKKIVDELAALKYELQSNRELTPIVSNDPDAEIFNDFLQKRKVEDGHTSPYSTTIMFAESYLYRRLRMVFEKKKILKDYDFFKKIKEDAFEEATPIMRELAIHMEEGCECISDKDAIFDLMKITLWANKYDLAVNKGVEHGVHLNMARKLEPNVVCDHSEAIWEAFHSNQDNDSIAYVLDNAGYELFCDLCLSDMLITKGLTSHVTFHAKAMPCYVSDVTLNDVNWMIQTLKKHIDPHLRCLGQRWDDYVANKTWEFHDNPFWHYPLDYTHMQAYAPELHNQLASANLIIFKGDLNYRKLFGDINWDPNTPVDQGLRGFLPAKLCVLRTVKFGVVCGIPDEVADKCMKADVNWKESGNYGVIQYCDTIYVEPQLEEMVFPPDPGAEGTAGAGATREAEEGDGDEEGPSPEVEGAGDLGQAEEAGKEEEKPQEETT, encoded by the exons ATGTCGATATGTCCGTGCAATTGCAAGTATCATAGGAGTATAGACATTAGAACTCCAAGGATGGTACCACTAAGTGCTTTCTATAAAAG GAGTTTTGCTTTTTATTCGGTCCGAGAGCGACTTCCTGTTGTGATCAAGAAAATAATGGAGGATTTAATGAAAAGGAGAGATGAATTTGCTAAACAATATGGTGAG CCTGTCCGAGAAGAACTGAAGAAGATTGTGGACGAGCTCGCAGCCTTAAAATACGAACTTCAGAGTAATAGAGAGCTAACACCCATCGTTTCCAATGACCCGGACGCCGAGATTTTCAACGATTTTTTGCAAAAGAGAAAAGTTGAGGACGGGCATACTTCTCCCTATAGTACGACCATTATGTTCGCCGAATCGTATTTATACCGCAGACTACGTATGGTATTCGAAAAAAA AAAAATACTGAAGGATTAcgacttcttcaaaaaaatcaaagaagacGCTTTTGAGGAAGCCACACCTATAATGCGTGAATTGGCTATTCACATGGAAGAAGGTTGCGAATGTATATCCGATAAAGATGCCATATTTGATCTGATGAAA ATAACACTCTGGGCAAATAAATACGATTTGGCAGTCAATAAAGGTGTCGAGCATGGAGTTCACCTCAATATGGCAAGGAAATTGGAGCCCAATGTTGTCTGCGATCATTCAGAAGCCATTTGGGAAGCTTTCCACAGCAACCAAGACAATGATTCCATCG CTTACGTTCTGGACAATGCTGGATACGAACTATTCTGCGACCTTTGCCTTTCGGACATGCTCATCACCAAAGGACTCACCTCGCACGTGACTTTCCACGCTAAAGCCATGCCATGTTACGTGTCCGACGTGACCTTGAACGACGTGAATTGGATGATACAAACCCTGAAGAAGCACATCGATCCCCATCTGCGTTGTCTCGGACAACGATGGGATGACTACGTGGCCAACAAGACCTGGGAGTTTCACGATAACCCGTTCTGGCACTACCCCCTCGATTACACCCACATGCAGGCCTACGCCCCAGAGCTGCACAACCAGCTGGCCTCGGCCAACCTGATCATCTTCAAGGGAGACCTCAACTATCGGAAGCTGTTCGGCGACATCAATTGGGATCCCAACACTCCCGTAGATCAGGGTCTCAGGGGCTTTTTACCGGCCAAACTGTGCGTATTGAGAACGGTGAAGTTCGGCGTCGTTTGTGGGATCCCGGACGAGGTGGCCGACAAGTGTATGAAAGCCGACGTAAATTGGAAAGAATCCG GTAACTACGGAGTGATACAGTATTGCGATACAATTTACGTCGAACCGCAACTAGAAGAAATGGTGTTCCCACCAGACCCCGGTGCAGAGGGCACAGCAGGTGCGGGCGCAACCAGAGAAGCGGAGGAAGGAGATGGTGACGAAGAGGGACCGTCGCCTGAAGTGGAGGGTGCAGGAGACTTAGGCCAGGCAGAGGAAGCGGGTAAG GAGGAGGAGAAGCCTCAAGAGGAGACGACATAG
- the LOC123672469 gene encoding damage-control phosphatase ARMT1-like isoform X1 encodes MSICPCNCKYHRSIDIRTPRMVPLSAFYKRSFAFYSVRERLPVVIKKIMEDLMKRRDEFAKQYGEPVREELKKIVDELAALKYELQSNRELTPIVSNDPDAEIFNDFLQKRKVEDGHTSPYSTTIMFAESYLYRRLRMVFEKKKILKDYDFFKKIKEDAFEEATPIMRELAIHMEEGCECISDKDAIFDLMKITLWANKYDLAVNKGVEHGVHLNMARKLEPNVVCDHSEAIWEAFHSNQDNDSIAYVLDNAGYELFCDLCLSDMLITKGLTSHVTFHAKAMPCYVSDVTLNDVNWMIQTLKKHIDPHLRCLGQRWDDYVANKTWEFHDNPFWHYPLDYTHMQAYAPELHNQLASANLIIFKGDLNYRKLFGDINWDPNTPVDQGLRGFLPAKLCVLRTVKFGVVCGIPDEVADKCMKADVNWKESGNYGVIQYCDTIYVEPQLEEMVFPPDPGAEGTAGAGATREAEEGDGDEEGPSPEVEGAGDLGQAEEAGGGEASRGDDIARVVAGMVGHTAQEVDNEWGEENPPDSFQEATGGAGGSGGPSSIKDGKGKAEQGEQSKSTDREQNKLDSGSDAFSKDDVGSSKTEASAPEGAEIGVLMADSQKNNDNRPITTTLTGVVLAAEREQKVREPGSPSEVSVDHSPEVDGDEVPE; translated from the exons ATGTCGATATGTCCGTGCAATTGCAAGTATCATAGGAGTATAGACATTAGAACTCCAAGGATGGTACCACTAAGTGCTTTCTATAAAAG GAGTTTTGCTTTTTATTCGGTCCGAGAGCGACTTCCTGTTGTGATCAAGAAAATAATGGAGGATTTAATGAAAAGGAGAGATGAATTTGCTAAACAATATGGTGAG CCTGTCCGAGAAGAACTGAAGAAGATTGTGGACGAGCTCGCAGCCTTAAAATACGAACTTCAGAGTAATAGAGAGCTAACACCCATCGTTTCCAATGACCCGGACGCCGAGATTTTCAACGATTTTTTGCAAAAGAGAAAAGTTGAGGACGGGCATACTTCTCCCTATAGTACGACCATTATGTTCGCCGAATCGTATTTATACCGCAGACTACGTATGGTATTCGAAAAAAA AAAAATACTGAAGGATTAcgacttcttcaaaaaaatcaaagaagacGCTTTTGAGGAAGCCACACCTATAATGCGTGAATTGGCTATTCACATGGAAGAAGGTTGCGAATGTATATCCGATAAAGATGCCATATTTGATCTGATGAAA ATAACACTCTGGGCAAATAAATACGATTTGGCAGTCAATAAAGGTGTCGAGCATGGAGTTCACCTCAATATGGCAAGGAAATTGGAGCCCAATGTTGTCTGCGATCATTCAGAAGCCATTTGGGAAGCTTTCCACAGCAACCAAGACAATGATTCCATCG CTTACGTTCTGGACAATGCTGGATACGAACTATTCTGCGACCTTTGCCTTTCGGACATGCTCATCACCAAAGGACTCACCTCGCACGTGACTTTCCACGCTAAAGCCATGCCATGTTACGTGTCCGACGTGACCTTGAACGACGTGAATTGGATGATACAAACCCTGAAGAAGCACATCGATCCCCATCTGCGTTGTCTCGGACAACGATGGGATGACTACGTGGCCAACAAGACCTGGGAGTTTCACGATAACCCGTTCTGGCACTACCCCCTCGATTACACCCACATGCAGGCCTACGCCCCAGAGCTGCACAACCAGCTGGCCTCGGCCAACCTGATCATCTTCAAGGGAGACCTCAACTATCGGAAGCTGTTCGGCGACATCAATTGGGATCCCAACACTCCCGTAGATCAGGGTCTCAGGGGCTTTTTACCGGCCAAACTGTGCGTATTGAGAACGGTGAAGTTCGGCGTCGTTTGTGGGATCCCGGACGAGGTGGCCGACAAGTGTATGAAAGCCGACGTAAATTGGAAAGAATCCG GTAACTACGGAGTGATACAGTATTGCGATACAATTTACGTCGAACCGCAACTAGAAGAAATGGTGTTCCCACCAGACCCCGGTGCAGAGGGCACAGCAGGTGCGGGCGCAACCAGAGAAGCGGAGGAAGGAGATGGTGACGAAGAGGGACCGTCGCCTGAAGTGGAGGGTGCAGGAGACTTAGGCCAGGCAGAGGAAGCGG GAGGAGGAGAAGCCTCAAGAGGAGACGACATAGCTCGTGTAGTGGCGGGGATGGTTGGACACACTGCCCAAGAAGTGGACAATGAATGGGGCGAGGAGAACCCACCGGATTCGTTTCAAGAAGCAACGGGAGGAGCGGGTGGTTCTGGAGGTCCTTCGTCTATTAAAGATGGTAAAGGAAAAGCAGAACAAGGAGAACAATCGAAATCAACAGATCGAGAACAAAATAAACTAG ATAGTGGAAGTGATGCTTTCTCGAAAGACGACGTCGGATCATCCAAAACGGAAGCAAGCGCACCCGAGGGAGCGGAAATAGGGGTATTGATGGCAGATAGTCAAAAGAATAATGACAACAGACCAATTACGACTACTTTAACTGGAGTTGTACTTGCCGCAGAGAGAGAACAGAAAGTGAGGGAACCTGGCAGTCCGAGCGAAGTGAGCGTGGATCATTCTCCAGAAGTTGATGGAGACGAAGTGCCAGAATAA
- the LOC123672469 gene encoding damage-control phosphatase ARMT1-like isoform X2, with the protein MNLLNNMPVREELKKIVDELAALKYELQSNRELTPIVSNDPDAEIFNDFLQKRKVEDGHTSPYSTTIMFAESYLYRRLRMVFEKKKILKDYDFFKKIKEDAFEEATPIMRELAIHMEEGCECISDKDAIFDLMKITLWANKYDLAVNKGVEHGVHLNMARKLEPNVVCDHSEAIWEAFHSNQDNDSIAYVLDNAGYELFCDLCLSDMLITKGLTSHVTFHAKAMPCYVSDVTLNDVNWMIQTLKKHIDPHLRCLGQRWDDYVANKTWEFHDNPFWHYPLDYTHMQAYAPELHNQLASANLIIFKGDLNYRKLFGDINWDPNTPVDQGLRGFLPAKLCVLRTVKFGVVCGIPDEVADKCMKADVNWKESGNYGVIQYCDTIYVEPQLEEMVFPPDPGAEGTAGAGATREAEEGDGDEEGPSPEVEGAGDLGQAEEAGGGEASRGDDIARVVAGMVGHTAQEVDNEWGEENPPDSFQEATGGAGGSGGPSSIKDGKGKAEQGEQSKSTDREQNKLDSGSDAFSKDDVGSSKTEASAPEGAEIGVLMADSQKNNDNRPITTTLTGVVLAAEREQKVREPGSPSEVSVDHSPEVDGDEVPE; encoded by the exons ATGAATTTGCTAAACAATATG CCTGTCCGAGAAGAACTGAAGAAGATTGTGGACGAGCTCGCAGCCTTAAAATACGAACTTCAGAGTAATAGAGAGCTAACACCCATCGTTTCCAATGACCCGGACGCCGAGATTTTCAACGATTTTTTGCAAAAGAGAAAAGTTGAGGACGGGCATACTTCTCCCTATAGTACGACCATTATGTTCGCCGAATCGTATTTATACCGCAGACTACGTATGGTATTCGAAAAAAA AAAAATACTGAAGGATTAcgacttcttcaaaaaaatcaaagaagacGCTTTTGAGGAAGCCACACCTATAATGCGTGAATTGGCTATTCACATGGAAGAAGGTTGCGAATGTATATCCGATAAAGATGCCATATTTGATCTGATGAAA ATAACACTCTGGGCAAATAAATACGATTTGGCAGTCAATAAAGGTGTCGAGCATGGAGTTCACCTCAATATGGCAAGGAAATTGGAGCCCAATGTTGTCTGCGATCATTCAGAAGCCATTTGGGAAGCTTTCCACAGCAACCAAGACAATGATTCCATCG CTTACGTTCTGGACAATGCTGGATACGAACTATTCTGCGACCTTTGCCTTTCGGACATGCTCATCACCAAAGGACTCACCTCGCACGTGACTTTCCACGCTAAAGCCATGCCATGTTACGTGTCCGACGTGACCTTGAACGACGTGAATTGGATGATACAAACCCTGAAGAAGCACATCGATCCCCATCTGCGTTGTCTCGGACAACGATGGGATGACTACGTGGCCAACAAGACCTGGGAGTTTCACGATAACCCGTTCTGGCACTACCCCCTCGATTACACCCACATGCAGGCCTACGCCCCAGAGCTGCACAACCAGCTGGCCTCGGCCAACCTGATCATCTTCAAGGGAGACCTCAACTATCGGAAGCTGTTCGGCGACATCAATTGGGATCCCAACACTCCCGTAGATCAGGGTCTCAGGGGCTTTTTACCGGCCAAACTGTGCGTATTGAGAACGGTGAAGTTCGGCGTCGTTTGTGGGATCCCGGACGAGGTGGCCGACAAGTGTATGAAAGCCGACGTAAATTGGAAAGAATCCG GTAACTACGGAGTGATACAGTATTGCGATACAATTTACGTCGAACCGCAACTAGAAGAAATGGTGTTCCCACCAGACCCCGGTGCAGAGGGCACAGCAGGTGCGGGCGCAACCAGAGAAGCGGAGGAAGGAGATGGTGACGAAGAGGGACCGTCGCCTGAAGTGGAGGGTGCAGGAGACTTAGGCCAGGCAGAGGAAGCGG GAGGAGGAGAAGCCTCAAGAGGAGACGACATAGCTCGTGTAGTGGCGGGGATGGTTGGACACACTGCCCAAGAAGTGGACAATGAATGGGGCGAGGAGAACCCACCGGATTCGTTTCAAGAAGCAACGGGAGGAGCGGGTGGTTCTGGAGGTCCTTCGTCTATTAAAGATGGTAAAGGAAAAGCAGAACAAGGAGAACAATCGAAATCAACAGATCGAGAACAAAATAAACTAG ATAGTGGAAGTGATGCTTTCTCGAAAGACGACGTCGGATCATCCAAAACGGAAGCAAGCGCACCCGAGGGAGCGGAAATAGGGGTATTGATGGCAGATAGTCAAAAGAATAATGACAACAGACCAATTACGACTACTTTAACTGGAGTTGTACTTGCCGCAGAGAGAGAACAGAAAGTGAGGGAACCTGGCAGTCCGAGCGAAGTGAGCGTGGATCATTCTCCAGAAGTTGATGGAGACGAAGTGCCAGAATAA
- the LOC123672469 gene encoding damage-control phosphatase ARMT1-like isoform X4, with translation MRELAIHMEEGCECISDKDAIFDLMKITLWANKYDLAVNKGVEHGVHLNMARKLEPNVVCDHSEAIWEAFHSNQDNDSIAYVLDNAGYELFCDLCLSDMLITKGLTSHVTFHAKAMPCYVSDVTLNDVNWMIQTLKKHIDPHLRCLGQRWDDYVANKTWEFHDNPFWHYPLDYTHMQAYAPELHNQLASANLIIFKGDLNYRKLFGDINWDPNTPVDQGLRGFLPAKLCVLRTVKFGVVCGIPDEVADKCMKADVNWKESGNYGVIQYCDTIYVEPQLEEMVFPPDPGAEGTAGAGATREAEEGDGDEEGPSPEVEGAGDLGQAEEAGGGEASRGDDIARVVAGMVGHTAQEVDNEWGEENPPDSFQEATGGAGGSGGPSSIKDGKGKAEQGEQSKSTDREQNKLDSGSDAFSKDDVGSSKTEASAPEGAEIGVLMADSQKNNDNRPITTTLTGVVLAAEREQKVREPGSPSEVSVDHSPEVDGDEVPE, from the exons ATGCGTGAATTGGCTATTCACATGGAAGAAGGTTGCGAATGTATATCCGATAAAGATGCCATATTTGATCTGATGAAA ATAACACTCTGGGCAAATAAATACGATTTGGCAGTCAATAAAGGTGTCGAGCATGGAGTTCACCTCAATATGGCAAGGAAATTGGAGCCCAATGTTGTCTGCGATCATTCAGAAGCCATTTGGGAAGCTTTCCACAGCAACCAAGACAATGATTCCATCG CTTACGTTCTGGACAATGCTGGATACGAACTATTCTGCGACCTTTGCCTTTCGGACATGCTCATCACCAAAGGACTCACCTCGCACGTGACTTTCCACGCTAAAGCCATGCCATGTTACGTGTCCGACGTGACCTTGAACGACGTGAATTGGATGATACAAACCCTGAAGAAGCACATCGATCCCCATCTGCGTTGTCTCGGACAACGATGGGATGACTACGTGGCCAACAAGACCTGGGAGTTTCACGATAACCCGTTCTGGCACTACCCCCTCGATTACACCCACATGCAGGCCTACGCCCCAGAGCTGCACAACCAGCTGGCCTCGGCCAACCTGATCATCTTCAAGGGAGACCTCAACTATCGGAAGCTGTTCGGCGACATCAATTGGGATCCCAACACTCCCGTAGATCAGGGTCTCAGGGGCTTTTTACCGGCCAAACTGTGCGTATTGAGAACGGTGAAGTTCGGCGTCGTTTGTGGGATCCCGGACGAGGTGGCCGACAAGTGTATGAAAGCCGACGTAAATTGGAAAGAATCCG GTAACTACGGAGTGATACAGTATTGCGATACAATTTACGTCGAACCGCAACTAGAAGAAATGGTGTTCCCACCAGACCCCGGTGCAGAGGGCACAGCAGGTGCGGGCGCAACCAGAGAAGCGGAGGAAGGAGATGGTGACGAAGAGGGACCGTCGCCTGAAGTGGAGGGTGCAGGAGACTTAGGCCAGGCAGAGGAAGCGG GAGGAGGAGAAGCCTCAAGAGGAGACGACATAGCTCGTGTAGTGGCGGGGATGGTTGGACACACTGCCCAAGAAGTGGACAATGAATGGGGCGAGGAGAACCCACCGGATTCGTTTCAAGAAGCAACGGGAGGAGCGGGTGGTTCTGGAGGTCCTTCGTCTATTAAAGATGGTAAAGGAAAAGCAGAACAAGGAGAACAATCGAAATCAACAGATCGAGAACAAAATAAACTAG ATAGTGGAAGTGATGCTTTCTCGAAAGACGACGTCGGATCATCCAAAACGGAAGCAAGCGCACCCGAGGGAGCGGAAATAGGGGTATTGATGGCAGATAGTCAAAAGAATAATGACAACAGACCAATTACGACTACTTTAACTGGAGTTGTACTTGCCGCAGAGAGAGAACAGAAAGTGAGGGAACCTGGCAGTCCGAGCGAAGTGAGCGTGGATCATTCTCCAGAAGTTGATGGAGACGAAGTGCCAGAATAA
- the LOC123672471 gene encoding RNA exonuclease 5 isoform X2: MKITSSKRTQRIENKKKKMAALWEISQLNEYDRALKKKQKLEAVVTEINSIDIEVEPKPKRLRTELENIEENIEKPPLIGSSGKVKLSGEEFIALKKRLREQTSKMRQHPTFRLREIGDNASLKTDTENRIPLFLSDVQHLILYSQIGVHAPYSPARWCCLEKYNRLLNTNIFVIENLSMYHFSSYESSFQFLSSKFQHKLEVLSPFSYRGDIVKEISMVPITSTQMKKFINEYGNLESAVMKSEDLFDTVRNLFPIEEDLSNSENYDKELPPTDKFPRTQLLLSGWELVEENFPLPIKGLMENKYDGYVLTKDKYSEVTPLSPMFGIDCEMCKTSSGDLELTRISIVDEKLNVFYETLVKPHNKIVDYLTRYSGITPKLMKNVTTRLKDVQDALRKILPANAILVGQSLSNDLHALKMMHPYIIDTSIIFNITGDRTRKTRLQTLAREFLSEKIQESRKGHCSTEDSSASLKLAQLKLTKSITFGDAVLGGIENEFRCYPELGNRNYATSMLKQVTRMEKSASLTALEDICAKYKYYVDKGSEAKSDSKIKFFSESSNKDVVKKFCGAVLQQSLNIAHIRIPETQLDTKNATQTIKTVDQWIQDIYNHTAAPGLCIVIFGGQKDGGNACCFIQVRGNC, from the exons ATGAAGATAACATCATCAAAGAGAACTCAGAGAATTGaaaacaagaagaaaaaaatggcAGCATTATGGGAAATCTCGCAATTGAATGAATATGATCGTGCtctcaaaaagaaacaaaaattggaAGCTGTAGTTACTGAAATCAATTCGATTGATATAGAGGTTGAGCCAAAACCAAAACGTTTGAGGACAGAATT agaaaatattgaagaaaatattgaaaaaccgcCACTGATTGGATCTTCTGGTAAAGTGAAACTATCAGGTGAAGAGTTCATTGCGTTAAAAAAGAGATTGAGAGAACAAACATCAAAAATGAGGCAACATCCCACTTTTCGTTTACGAGAAATTGGAGATAATGCTTCTCTAAAAACTGACACTGAAAACAGAATACCATTATTCTTATCTGATGTGCAGCATTTAATACTTTACTCACAAATTGGAGTACATGCTCCTTATTCCCCTGCAAGATGGTGTTGTTTGGAAAAATACAACAGGCTCTTGAATACCAATATCTTTGTTATTGAAAATCTCTCCATGTATCATTTCAGTTCTTATGAAAGTAGCTTTCAATTCCTGTCTTCTAAATTTCAACATAAATTGGAAGTTTTGTCCCCATTCTCCTATAGAGGAGACATTGTTAAAGAAATATCCATGGTACCAATTACAA gtactcaaatgaaaaaattcattaatgaaTATGGTAATTTAGAATCTGCTGTAATGAAAAGTGAGGATTTATTCGATACGGTGAGAAATTTATTCCCCATTGAAGAGGACTTGTCCAATTCCGAAAACTATGACAAAGAACTTCCCCCTACAGACAAGTTCCCAAGAACACAATTACTCTTATCTGGTTGGGAACTTGTAGAAGAAAACTTTCCCCTCCCGATAAAAG GTTTAATGGAGAATAAATATGATGGCTATGTTTTGACCAAAGATAAGTATTCAGAGGTTACTCCCTTAAGTCCAATGTTTGGTATCGATTGTGAAATGTGCAAGACATCATCAGGCGACTTAGAACTCACCCGAATATCCATAgttgatgaaaaattgaatgttttctATGAAACTTTAGTAAAACCCCACAATAAAATAGTTGACTACCTAACAAGGTATTCCGGTATAACGCCAAAGCTCATGAAGAATGTTACCACACGTCTCAAAGATGTTCAAGATGCATTAAGGAAAATACTGCCTGCTAATGCCATTCTAGTGGGTCAGTCACTGAGCAATGATTTACATGCACTAAAAATGATGCATCCTTATATCATTGATACCAG CATTATATTCAACATAACTGGTGATCGAACACGAAAAACAAGATTGCAAACTTTAGCAAGAGAGTTTTTATCTGAAAAGATTCAGGAGAGTCGAAAAGGGCATTGCTCAACTGAAGACAGCAGTGCAAGTTTAAAACTAGCACAACTGAAATTAACAAAATCAATTACATTTGGGGATGCTGTTTTGGGTGGTATAGAGAATGAGTTCCGTTGTTATCCAGAACTAGGAAATCGCAACTATGCCACAAGTATGTTGAAGCAAGTGACACGAATGGAAAAATCTGCATCTCTCACAGCTTTAGAAGATATATGTGccaaatataaatattatgtGGATAAGGGTTCAGAGGCTAAGTCAGattctaaaataaaatttttctccgAAAGTTCAAACAAGGATGTCGTTAAAAAATTCTGTGGAGCAGTTCTACaacaatcactgaatattgcTCATATTAGGATACCAGAAACTCAATTAGATACAAAGAATGCGACACAAACTATTAAAACAGTAGATCAATGGATTCAGGATATTTATAATCATACAGCAGCTCCTGGTTTATGCATTGTGATATTTGGAGGTCAAAAAGATGGAGGTAATGCTTGTTGTTTCATTCAAGTGCGAGGTAACTGTTGA
- the LOC123672471 gene encoding RNA exonuclease 5 isoform X1: MKITSSKRTQRIENKKKKMAALWEISQLNEYDRALKKKQKLEAVVTEINSIDIEVEPKPKRLRTELENIEENIEKPPLIGSSGKVKLSGEEFIALKKRLREQTSKMRQHPTFRLREIGDNASLKTDTENRIPLFLSDVQHLILYSQIGVHAPYSPARWCCLEKYNRLLNTNIFVIENLSMYHFSSYESSFQFLSSKFQHKLEVLSPFSYRGDIVKEISMVPITIFTGTQMKKFINEYGNLESAVMKSEDLFDTVRNLFPIEEDLSNSENYDKELPPTDKFPRTQLLLSGWELVEENFPLPIKGLMENKYDGYVLTKDKYSEVTPLSPMFGIDCEMCKTSSGDLELTRISIVDEKLNVFYETLVKPHNKIVDYLTRYSGITPKLMKNVTTRLKDVQDALRKILPANAILVGQSLSNDLHALKMMHPYIIDTSIIFNITGDRTRKTRLQTLAREFLSEKIQESRKGHCSTEDSSASLKLAQLKLTKSITFGDAVLGGIENEFRCYPELGNRNYATSMLKQVTRMEKSASLTALEDICAKYKYYVDKGSEAKSDSKIKFFSESSNKDVVKKFCGAVLQQSLNIAHIRIPETQLDTKNATQTIKTVDQWIQDIYNHTAAPGLCIVIFGGQKDGGNACCFIQVRGNC; the protein is encoded by the exons ATGAAGATAACATCATCAAAGAGAACTCAGAGAATTGaaaacaagaagaaaaaaatggcAGCATTATGGGAAATCTCGCAATTGAATGAATATGATCGTGCtctcaaaaagaaacaaaaattggaAGCTGTAGTTACTGAAATCAATTCGATTGATATAGAGGTTGAGCCAAAACCAAAACGTTTGAGGACAGAATT agaaaatattgaagaaaatattgaaaaaccgcCACTGATTGGATCTTCTGGTAAAGTGAAACTATCAGGTGAAGAGTTCATTGCGTTAAAAAAGAGATTGAGAGAACAAACATCAAAAATGAGGCAACATCCCACTTTTCGTTTACGAGAAATTGGAGATAATGCTTCTCTAAAAACTGACACTGAAAACAGAATACCATTATTCTTATCTGATGTGCAGCATTTAATACTTTACTCACAAATTGGAGTACATGCTCCTTATTCCCCTGCAAGATGGTGTTGTTTGGAAAAATACAACAGGCTCTTGAATACCAATATCTTTGTTATTGAAAATCTCTCCATGTATCATTTCAGTTCTTATGAAAGTAGCTTTCAATTCCTGTCTTCTAAATTTCAACATAAATTGGAAGTTTTGTCCCCATTCTCCTATAGAGGAGACATTGTTAAAGAAATATCCATGGTACCAATTACAA TTTTTACaggtactcaaatgaaaaaattcattaatgaaTATGGTAATTTAGAATCTGCTGTAATGAAAAGTGAGGATTTATTCGATACGGTGAGAAATTTATTCCCCATTGAAGAGGACTTGTCCAATTCCGAAAACTATGACAAAGAACTTCCCCCTACAGACAAGTTCCCAAGAACACAATTACTCTTATCTGGTTGGGAACTTGTAGAAGAAAACTTTCCCCTCCCGATAAAAG GTTTAATGGAGAATAAATATGATGGCTATGTTTTGACCAAAGATAAGTATTCAGAGGTTACTCCCTTAAGTCCAATGTTTGGTATCGATTGTGAAATGTGCAAGACATCATCAGGCGACTTAGAACTCACCCGAATATCCATAgttgatgaaaaattgaatgttttctATGAAACTTTAGTAAAACCCCACAATAAAATAGTTGACTACCTAACAAGGTATTCCGGTATAACGCCAAAGCTCATGAAGAATGTTACCACACGTCTCAAAGATGTTCAAGATGCATTAAGGAAAATACTGCCTGCTAATGCCATTCTAGTGGGTCAGTCACTGAGCAATGATTTACATGCACTAAAAATGATGCATCCTTATATCATTGATACCAG CATTATATTCAACATAACTGGTGATCGAACACGAAAAACAAGATTGCAAACTTTAGCAAGAGAGTTTTTATCTGAAAAGATTCAGGAGAGTCGAAAAGGGCATTGCTCAACTGAAGACAGCAGTGCAAGTTTAAAACTAGCACAACTGAAATTAACAAAATCAATTACATTTGGGGATGCTGTTTTGGGTGGTATAGAGAATGAGTTCCGTTGTTATCCAGAACTAGGAAATCGCAACTATGCCACAAGTATGTTGAAGCAAGTGACACGAATGGAAAAATCTGCATCTCTCACAGCTTTAGAAGATATATGTGccaaatataaatattatgtGGATAAGGGTTCAGAGGCTAAGTCAGattctaaaataaaatttttctccgAAAGTTCAAACAAGGATGTCGTTAAAAAATTCTGTGGAGCAGTTCTACaacaatcactgaatattgcTCATATTAGGATACCAGAAACTCAATTAGATACAAAGAATGCGACACAAACTATTAAAACAGTAGATCAATGGATTCAGGATATTTATAATCATACAGCAGCTCCTGGTTTATGCATTGTGATATTTGGAGGTCAAAAAGATGGAGGTAATGCTTGTTGTTTCATTCAAGTGCGAGGTAACTGTTGA